The sequence GCTGCCGACGATCGAGACATGGGTGCTTTCCGCCATCAGGTCGAAGCCGTCGTAGTCGCCGCTGCCGGCGATCGAGACGCGCAGGTCGCGGGTCCTGCCCTTGACCTTGATATCGCCGGCGCCGGCGATGGAAGCATTGACGTTAGGCGCATTCAGCTCGCCGCTGACGGTGCCGGAGCCGGCGATCGAGATCTTGATGGTGTCTTTCGCGCTCAACTTGCCGAGCACCTTGAGATCGCCCGAGCCGAAGATGCTGAGGCCGTTGACGTCCGGCGCGGTGAGGTAAACGTTGACGTTGGTGTTGTGGAACATCCTGCTGCCGCCTGAGATGACGCGCAGCACGGAGCCGCTGACATCCAGCCGGACCTGGGATGCGCCGTTGCCTTCGGCTTCGATCACGGCCGGCTTGGCCGGCCCCTGGGTCAGGTAGACATTCACTGCATCCATGATTTCCACCTGCTGGAAACTGTCTACCTGGCGTTCGGTCTTGTTCACGTCTGCAGCCACGCTAGGGCTGCAGCTGAGCAATGGGATCATTGCGGCAGTAGCCAGTGCAAAAAAGAAGGCAAAGCGTGAGGGCGATTTCATAGTTGTGTTCCTGTTACTTCTGTGGCGAATTTGAGTCTTGTGCCGGCGCTTTCTTGCCGTTGCCGACGACCTGGTAAGGTACTTCAATCGTCGAGCATACGCCGCTCGGTGTGTTGGGCGCGATCTCCAGCTGGGCGGCGTTGCCGTGCAACAGTTTGAGGCGATCACGGATACTTTGCAATCCCAGCCCGGTGCCGTTGCTGGCGACGGCGCCGAAACCGAGGCCGTCATCGGTCACGCTGACGCGCAGTTTATTGTCGGCGACTTCTGCCTTGATGCGCAAGGTGCCGCCGTCGGTCTTGCTTTCCAGGCCGTGCTTGATGGCGTTTTCCGCCAGCGATTGCAGCATCATCGGCGGGAAGGCGGCGCTGCGCAGGCCATCGGAAACCTGGATGTCCACGGTCAGGCGTTCTTCCATGCGCATCTTCAGCAAGTCCAGGTAAGCCCGCACGATGTCGACTTCGCGGCCGAGCGTGGTGACGGTAGCGGTTTCGCGCATTTGCGGCAGCACGGCGCGCAGATACTGGATCAAGCGTTTTTGCATGGCCGAGGCGCGTGGCGGATCGGTTTCGATCAGGTAATCGACCGAGGCCAGGGTGTTGAACAGGAAGTGCGGCTCGACCTGGGCCTGGATCATCTGCATCTTGGCTTCCGATACTTCGCGCTGCAGGTTGGCGTGCTCGGCGGCGGCGTTGGCTGCCTGGGCCCGCGCTTCGGCGCGCTTTTTGCCGCCCATCAAAGCCTTGGTGCCGAACAGACCGATCAGTAGCAGCAGCACAAAATTCACGAACCATTCCGACGACTTCTTCTGATAGCGGGCAACCTGCTGCTCGGCTTTTTCGGCGGCCGCTTCATGAATCGCGGCGACGGCGTCGTTGATGGCCTGGTTGACGTCCTGGGCTGCGTCCGGCGGTAGCTTCAGGTCCAGGCTGGCGGCGTTCGGAGCGGTCGGTGCGGCCGGCGCCGCCGGTGGTGCGGGCGGCTCCTTGTGTTCCTGCTTGGCGTCGGACGCGGCCGACGCAGTCTTGCCGGCGGCTTCGTTGTCGCTATCTTCATCCATCGGCCCAGGGCTCGCTGGGGACGAGGCCGGTGTGCTGGCTGCATCGCTGCTGTCGTCGTAGGTATAAGCCTTGATATGGACACCGCTGCCATCGATGCGGATATCGGCATTGCCCGGACCGGCTTTGCTCGGCTTGGAGGGCGGTTTTCTGTCATGTCGGCTGACGCGGTCGATGATCACCACGTCGTCATTCGAAGAGAACAGCGTTTCTTGCAAGATGCTGGCGCCGATCATGACCAGTATCGCGAACAGGAAAAACTTCCACCATGAGAGTTGCGTCACCCAGCTCGCTATCTTGTCGAAACTCTGCGACAGGTAAGCTGTGGCAGTGGAAGTATTTTTCTTCAGCGAGTCGAGCGATTCAGGAGTCATAGAGTGGCAAACCAGGTTGTGCGGCAACTTTCAAAGTTGCCGCCATTTTAAACGGAACGGACCCAGCAGTCTGGCCGTTTTGCTACGGAATTCGGTGTCAAAGCGCGCTGAGCGCTGCGGTCGCGGTACTGGCGTTTTTCTTACGTGCTATTTTCTTCATGTTCAGGGCGCGGTCTTGCGCGGCATACATGGCTTTTTCTTCTGGCGTCAGGCGTTTGCCGACGATAACGATGGGCGGCATCAGCAGCGGGATGTCGTCTGCCTTGGCGACGGTTTGCTTGGCTGCGCAGGCGGCGGCCATGGCTGGTACTGCGCTTACGCTCAAGGTCGCTAACAAGGTGACGGCGACCAGTAATTTTGATGACGTGTTCATTTGCATTCTCCGGGTGTGGATCTGCGACTAAACGATGCCTAAGCGATGCCTAAGTAGCAGATAAAGGTCTTAAATGACTGCTTTCTTGTGATTGCTTTCGCCTTGCGCCAGTACGGCTTTCTGATCGCGGCTGAGACGCTTGCCGATGATGGTGATGGTCGGCAGGCTGTCATCCTGCTGTGCCAGGGCCAGCTTTTCTTGCGCTGTCAGGCGCTTGCCGACGATGGTCACGGTTGCCAGCAGGTCGCTGTGGACTGGGCGCTTGCCGATGATGGTGATGGTTGGCAGTGTCGAGACTTCAGCTTGCTGTGGCGCTGCCTGTGCCGAACTGACGCCGAAAGCCAGGGTAGCGATGGACAGGGCGGCGATCAGGGTTTTGTTTGCTGTGTTCATTTGTATTCTCCGGTAAGTGACTGAGTGACTGATTTAGTTGGCTAACGTTGTTGCATGTCGTCACTTTAGGGAGGGGCAGGACAAGTCGCCAGCTGCTTGCGACAAGTTGCAGGAAATGCGGGACAGAATACAAAAAAGCGGGACTGGACTGCATCGGATTTATTGCTCTTTCGGCGGCCAGAACTGCCGCTAGCCCCGCAAAAGGCGGTTTTACGGGGAAATCACCATTCTTTTTACTTGCCTTGAGAGCAATGAAGAAAGAGTTGAATGGGGGATATTCGGTATTTCCCTTATGCAAATTGATTCTATGCACATGCAAAAAAGTTCGTTCTCTTTATAACAAACCGATGCGAATATCATCGTTCTTTAGCCGTATTTGTAATAAGAGGACGATGCATGACCGCCGCCGCTTTTCCCGTTAACAGCCTTGCCAGCAAGCCCGCCGCACCGTTTCGCGTGATGCCCGGGTTTCGCCTGTCGCTCGGGTTTACGCTGTTCTACCTGGCGCTGATCGTACTGATCCCCTTGTCGGCCGTATTCCTCAAAACCTTCACCCTGAGCTGGGATGGCTTCATTTCCGCCGTCACGTCGCCGCGGGTGATGGCTTCCTATCGCCTGACTTTCGGCGCCTCTCTATTAGCAGCGCTGCTGAATGCCTTCTTCGGCGGCATCGTGGCCTGGGTCCTGGTGCGCTACGAATTCCCCGGCAAGAAGCTGATCGACGCCCTGGTCGACCTGCCGTTTGCCTTGCCGACAGCAGTAGCCGGCATCGCCCTGACCGCGCTGTATTCCAGCAACGGCTGGATCGGCCAGTACCTGGAGCCGCTCGGCATCAAGGTCGCATTTACGCCGCTGGGTGTACTGGTGGCGCTGACCTTCATCGGCCTGCCGTTCGTGGTGCGCACCGTGCAGCCGGTGCTGGAAGATGCCGAGAAAGAG comes from Collimonas pratensis and encodes:
- a CDS encoding head GIN domain-containing protein gives rise to the protein MKSPSRFAFFFALATAAMIPLLSCSPSVAADVNKTERQVDSFQQVEIMDAVNVYLTQGPAKPAVIEAEGNGASQVRLDVSGSVLRVISGGSRMFHNTNVNVYLTAPDVNGLSIFGSGDLKVLGKLSAKDTIKISIAGSGTVSGELNAPNVNASIAGAGDIKVKGRTRDLRVSIAGSGDYDGFDLMAESTHVSIVGSGDAHVYASKQLSVSTAGSGDVSYMGDPQVRSSIMGSGSVKKR
- a CDS encoding sensor histidine kinase; protein product: MTPESLDSLKKNTSTATAYLSQSFDKIASWVTQLSWWKFFLFAILVMIGASILQETLFSSNDDVVIIDRVSRHDRKPPSKPSKAGPGNADIRIDGSGVHIKAYTYDDSSDAASTPASSPASPGPMDEDSDNEAAGKTASAASDAKQEHKEPPAPPAAPAAPTAPNAASLDLKLPPDAAQDVNQAINDAVAAIHEAAAEKAEQQVARYQKKSSEWFVNFVLLLLIGLFGTKALMGGKKRAEARAQAANAAAEHANLQREVSEAKMQMIQAQVEPHFLFNTLASVDYLIETDPPRASAMQKRLIQYLRAVLPQMRETATVTTLGREVDIVRAYLDLLKMRMEERLTVDIQVSDGLRSAAFPPMMLQSLAENAIKHGLESKTDGGTLRIKAEVADNKLRVSVTDDGLGFGAVASNGTGLGLQSIRDRLKLLHGNAAQLEIAPNTPSGVCSTIEVPYQVVGNGKKAPAQDSNSPQK
- the cysT gene encoding sulfate ABC transporter permease subunit CysT; its protein translation is MTAAAFPVNSLASKPAAPFRVMPGFRLSLGFTLFYLALIVLIPLSAVFLKTFTLSWDGFISAVTSPRVMASYRLTFGASLLAALLNAFFGGIVAWVLVRYEFPGKKLIDALVDLPFALPTAVAGIALTALYSSNGWIGQYLEPLGIKVAFTPLGVLVALTFIGLPFVVRTVQPVLEDAEKELEEAAASLGANHWQTFTRVIFPTVFPALLTGFALSFARATGEYGSVIFIAGNMPMVSEITPLFIITKLEQYDYAGATAIAVVMLTASFLLLLAINVLQAWTRKRGQSTGA